One Electrophorus electricus isolate fEleEle1 chromosome 13, fEleEle1.pri, whole genome shotgun sequence DNA segment encodes these proteins:
- the gsc gene encoding LOW QUALITY PROTEIN: homeobox protein goosecoid (The sequence of the model RefSeq protein was modified relative to this genomic sequence to represent the inferred CDS: inserted 2 bases in 1 codon; deleted 4 bases in 3 codons) has protein sequence MPAGMFSIDSILAGRPSCKDSVLLHRNAPVVFSNLTDSLYTAAXNIMDSYSHTGPTAPNLQAVNGTRIGYNNYYYGQLHVQGPTGPACCGAMPTLGSQQCPCIPTGYDSAGSVLISPVPHQMMSYLNVGTLSRTEIQLLNQLHCRRKRRHRTIFTDEQLEALENLFQETKYPDVGTREQLARKVHLREEKVEVWFKNRRAKWRRQKRSSSEESENTQKWNKSTKTATEKTEESKSDVESDS, from the exons ATGCCCGCTGGGATGTTCAGTATCGATAGTATCTTGGCCGGGAGACCTAGCTGTAAGGACTCGGTTTTACTACATCGGAATGCCCCGGTTGTATTCTCCAACTTGACGGATTCCTTGTATACAGCTGC GAATATAATGGACTCCTACTCACACACAGGACCCACAGCCCCGAACTTGCAGGCGGTGAATGGAACAAGAATAGGCTATAACAACTATTACTATGGACAACTTCACGTCCAAGGACCGACTGGCCCAGCTTGTTGTGGCGCAATGCCAACTCTCGGCTCACAGCAATGTCCGTGCATTCCCACCG gTTACGATAGCGCTGGGTCGGTGCTAATTTCCCCAGTACCACATCAGATGATGTCTTAC TTGAACGTCGGCACCTTGTCGCGGACAGAA ATTCAATTACTCAACCAGTTGCACTGTCGACGCAAGAGACGC CATCGCACCATTTTCACTGACGAACAACTGGAGGCCCTGGAGAATCTTTTCCAAGAAACTAAATACCCCGACGTTGGTACAAGAGAACAGTTAGCACGAAAGGTGCATCTACGCGAAGAAAAGGTCGAG GTTTGGTTCAAAAACAGACGAGCAAAATGGAGAAGACAGAAAAGGTCGTCTTCTGAGGAATCAGAGAACACTCAGAAATGGAACAAATCCACGAAAACAGCTACGGAGAAAACCGAGGAGAGCAAAAGTGATGTGGAGTCGGACAGCTGA